The proteins below are encoded in one region of Festucalex cinctus isolate MCC-2025b chromosome 2, RoL_Fcin_1.0, whole genome shotgun sequence:
- the selenok gene encoding selenoprotein K: MVYVSNGQVLDSRSQSPWRLSLLVDLFWGAVEFFGLFFKTIIHPDLTKDGQSGTSRFSDGRGPPGPPGSRRRIGRLHFNGGPSPPPMGGGGUGR, encoded by the exons ATGGTGTACGTGTCGAACG GACAAGTTCTGGACAGCAGGAGCCAGTCACCATGGCGACTGTCTTTACTGGTCGACCTGTTCTGGGGAGCTGTCGAATTTTTTGGCCTGTT TTTTAAAACAATAATTCACCCTGACTTGACAAAAGATGGACAGAGTGGTACATCACGGTTTTCTGATGGCAGAGG TCCTCCAGGTCCCCCTGGCAGCCGAAGACGGATCGGAAGATTACACTTCAATGGCGGGCCCAGTCCTCCTCCgatgggaggaggaggatgaggaaggtga